One window from the genome of Mucilaginibacter ginsenosidivorans encodes:
- a CDS encoding alpha/beta hydrolase, with the protein MAKKLLFTTLVLISTAANLFAQLPKVACGTVERLEKFQSKFVDPRNVDIWLPAGYSGDKKYAVLYMHDGQALYDSTLMWNKQEWGVDETMCKLLAEHKIKDCIVVGIWNNGVKRFPEYFPQKAFYSMAQQQQEKILAIGRDKGTPLLGDGPVSDNYLKFLVTELKPYIDSHYSTIPDQQHTFTVGSSMGGLISMYAICEYPDVFSGAACLSTHWPGTFTTEDNPIPAAFLEYLKTHLPSPANHKLYFDYGSATLDAMYKPYQQQADNIMKEAGYTENDWITREYPGADHSENSWRKRLSVPLLFLLGK; encoded by the coding sequence ATGGCAAAAAAACTGCTGTTTACTACTCTTGTCCTGATATCGACGGCTGCGAACCTGTTTGCGCAATTACCTAAAGTGGCCTGCGGAACCGTCGAGCGGCTGGAAAAATTTCAATCAAAATTTGTCGATCCGCGTAACGTCGATATCTGGCTGCCGGCCGGTTATTCCGGGGATAAGAAATACGCCGTACTGTACATGCACGATGGCCAGGCGCTTTACGATAGCACACTGATGTGGAACAAGCAGGAATGGGGCGTTGACGAAACCATGTGCAAACTGCTGGCAGAACACAAAATAAAAGATTGTATTGTAGTGGGCATCTGGAACAATGGCGTGAAACGGTTCCCGGAATATTTCCCGCAGAAGGCATTTTACAGCATGGCCCAACAACAGCAGGAAAAAATATTGGCTATCGGTCGCGATAAGGGTACACCCTTGCTGGGAGACGGCCCGGTATCAGATAATTACCTTAAGTTTTTAGTAACCGAGCTAAAACCCTATATCGACAGCCACTACAGTACAATTCCTGACCAGCAACATACTTTTACGGTGGGTTCGAGCATGGGCGGACTGATCTCGATGTATGCCATTTGCGAGTATCCTGATGTATTCAGCGGAGCAGCCTGCCTTTCTACGCATTGGCCGGGTACATTTACTACGGAGGATAACCCAATACCCGCTGCTTTTTTGGAATATCTGAAAACGCACCTGCCATCGCCCGCTAACCACAAGCTATATTTCGATTACGGCAGCGCGACGCTCGACGCCATGTACAAACCCTATCAGCAACAGGCCGATAACATTATGAAAGAAGCCGGATATACAGAAAACGACTGGATCACGCGTGAATATCCCGGCGCCGACCATTCGGAGAATTCGTGGCGTAAAAGGCTAAGCGTACCCTTATTGTTTCTGCTGGGTAAATAA
- a CDS encoding DoxX family protein, translated as MKPLAVLLITFLLLFFGCRFIQGEWNYIFAGNIAMAVMLLFTAMGHFKFSEGMSMMVPEFIPAKKQLIYLTGFMEVAFAIGLCIPDTRRLAADLLILFFLLVLPANINAAQKSVDYQNATYQGRGVGYLWLRIPMQVFFILWVAYFGMILK; from the coding sequence ATGAAACCACTTGCCGTATTGCTGATCACATTTTTATTGCTGTTTTTTGGCTGTAGGTTCATTCAGGGCGAGTGGAACTATATTTTTGCGGGCAATATCGCCATGGCCGTTATGTTGCTTTTCACGGCTATGGGGCACTTTAAGTTTTCGGAAGGTATGAGTATGATGGTACCCGAATTTATACCAGCCAAAAAGCAACTGATTTACCTGACGGGTTTTATGGAGGTTGCTTTTGCCATAGGCCTGTGCATACCCGATACCCGCCGCCTTGCTGCCGACCTGCTTATCCTGTTCTTTTTGCTGGTGCTGCCCGCCAATATTAATGCTGCGCAAAAAAGCGTCGACTACCAGAACGCTACCTACCAGGGTCGCGGTGTAGGGTACCTTTGGCTGCGCATACCTATGCAGGTATTCTTCATTCTGTGGGTGGCGTATTTTGGGATGATATTGAAATAG
- a CDS encoding serine hydrolase — translation MMPAKGNDKPKYPYLVPAKSFRTMKPLALSFALFLALLAGPVAYAQTADSAKIKEVEKNLIGMIQMEGEGPWTIRERMEHYHVKALSIAVVQNYKIAWAKAYGWADDSLKVPATTQTLFQAASISKSLNGVGVMKLVQDKKIDLYADINNYLTSWKFPYDSLSKGKKISMANLLSHTAGLTVHGFEGYTPGKAVPTVVQVLDGKKPANSDPIRSMYEPGLKSEYSGGGITISQLIVMDVTHQPYDKYMYNNVLKPLGMTSSTYQQPPVDKKPSLLATGYRADGKPIPGKYNTYPEEAAAGLWTNPTDLSKYIIETQLALEGRSHKVLDQATTKLRLTPYIDKSAAKGVFIADLDGNKYFNHNGANEGFRSDYTGSMEGGNGVVVMVNSDDGSIINEVVNSVAKVYGFKGLYHVLYRKTAKVADTVLQTYTGDYELQPKLILTITRDGNHLYGQASGQGKLELFPESQTKFFLKVAPIEVEFVKDDNGKVVKAIIYQNGPHDAPKIK, via the coding sequence ATGATGCCGGCAAAGGGAAACGACAAGCCAAAATATCCGTATCTTGTTCCTGCCAAATCATTCCGCACCATGAAACCACTTGCTTTATCATTCGCCCTTTTTCTCGCGTTACTCGCCGGTCCGGTGGCATATGCTCAAACTGCTGACAGTGCCAAAATAAAAGAGGTTGAAAAGAACCTCATCGGTATGATACAAATGGAAGGCGAGGGCCCCTGGACCATCCGCGAACGCATGGAACATTACCATGTAAAAGCCCTGAGCATAGCCGTTGTCCAAAACTATAAGATAGCCTGGGCCAAAGCCTACGGCTGGGCCGATGACAGCCTGAAGGTTCCGGCAACGACGCAAACGCTTTTCCAGGCAGCATCCATCAGTAAATCGTTGAACGGGGTAGGGGTGATGAAGCTGGTGCAGGACAAAAAAATAGACCTGTATGCTGATATCAACAACTACCTAACCAGTTGGAAGTTCCCTTATGATTCGCTTTCCAAGGGTAAAAAGATCAGCATGGCCAACCTGCTAAGCCATACCGCCGGCTTAACGGTGCACGGCTTTGAGGGCTATACACCGGGAAAAGCGGTGCCGACTGTTGTACAGGTGCTGGACGGGAAAAAACCGGCCAATTCTGACCCGATACGGTCCATGTACGAACCAGGCCTTAAGTCGGAGTACTCGGGCGGCGGTATAACCATTTCGCAGCTGATCGTGATGGATGTTACCCATCAGCCTTATGACAAGTATATGTACAATAACGTGCTGAAACCCCTGGGCATGACCAGCAGCACCTACCAGCAGCCGCCTGTTGATAAAAAGCCTTCGCTGCTGGCGACAGGCTACCGCGCCGATGGTAAACCGATTCCGGGCAAATACAATACTTACCCGGAGGAGGCCGCCGCCGGACTGTGGACAAATCCCACCGACCTGTCTAAATACATTATCGAAACGCAACTGGCGCTGGAGGGCAGATCGCACAAGGTGCTCGACCAGGCAACTACGAAACTACGGCTGACGCCATATATCGACAAAAGTGCTGCCAAGGGCGTATTCATTGCCGACCTGGATGGCAATAAATACTTCAACCATAACGGCGCCAACGAAGGTTTTCGAAGTGATTATACGGGCAGCATGGAAGGCGGCAACGGCGTGGTGGTGATGGTGAATTCGGACGACGGATCTATAATAAACGAGGTAGTCAACAGCGTAGCTAAAGTTTACGGATTTAAGGGTCTGTACCATGTACTATACCGGAAAACGGCGAAAGTAGCCGACACCGTGCTGCAAACCTACACCGGCGATTACGAACTTCAGCCGAAATTGATACTTACCATCACCCGCGACGGTAACCATCTTTACGGCCAGGCAAGCGGCCAGGGCAAGCTGGAGCTTTTCCCT